A single region of the Leptothrix cholodnii SP-6 genome encodes:
- the tssH gene encoding type VI secretion system ATPase TssH: MTEISRTALFGKLDPLAYKAIEGATVFCKMRGNPYVELQHWLAQILNTPDSDLHRIIRHYELDSAALAADLTRSLDRLPRGASSISDFSTFVLDAVERAWIYGSLMFGERQIRTGHLLIGLLKTPSLRNVLLSISKQFERVKLDDLADRFASLLAASPEQSQGASDSGAAPGEASDAIPPAAMGKQEALKRFTTDLTEQARAGKMDPIVGRDDEIRQVVDILMRRRQNNPILVGEAGVGKTAVVEGFAQRIARGDVPPALKEVQLLALDVGLLQAGASMKGEFEQRLRSVIEEVQASPKPIILFVDETHTLVGAGGAAGTGDAANLLKPALARGTLRTVGATTFAEYKKYIEKDPALTRRFQSVQVDEPDEKRAILMMRGVASTMEKHHQVQILDEALEAAVKLSHRYIPARQLPDKSVSLLDTACARVAVSLHATPAEVDDTRKRIEALETELGIIGRERAIGIDVLEREADASRLLADERERLALLDQRWAEEKTLVDELLALRAKLRGGVRPVEGTGSELEAAVAPVAEGVAEPGLSEGERADALARLREVQAQLATLQGESPLILPTVDYQAVASVVGDWTGIPVGRMARNEIDTVLKLPTLLAQRVIGQDHAMEMIAKRIQTSRAGLDNPGKPIGVFMLAGTSGVGKTETALALAEALYGGEQNLIVINMSEYQEAHTVSSLKGAPPGYVGYGEGGVLTEAVRRKPYSVVLLDEVEKAHPDVHELFFQVFDKGFMEDGEGRVIDFKNTLILLTTNAGTELISALCRDPARMPDPEGMAKALRQPLLEIFPPALLGRLVAIPYYPLSDEMLGRIVKLQLERIRKRVETRYKIPFEYGDDVVELVVSRCTESESGGRMIDAILTNTMLPDISREFLNRMLDGTPIERVEVQVSEGNFAYGFGPDTAAPARDEP; the protein is encoded by the coding sequence ATGACCGAGATCTCCCGCACGGCCCTGTTCGGCAAGCTCGACCCGCTGGCCTACAAGGCGATCGAAGGCGCCACGGTGTTCTGCAAGATGCGCGGCAATCCCTACGTCGAGCTGCAGCACTGGCTGGCGCAGATCCTCAACACGCCCGATTCCGACCTGCACCGCATCATTCGCCACTACGAGCTCGACAGCGCCGCGCTCGCCGCCGACCTGACGCGCTCGCTCGACCGCCTGCCGCGCGGCGCCTCGTCGATCTCGGACTTCTCGACCTTCGTGCTCGATGCGGTCGAGCGGGCCTGGATCTACGGCTCGCTGATGTTCGGCGAACGCCAGATCCGCACCGGCCACCTGCTGATCGGGCTGCTCAAGACGCCGTCGCTGCGCAACGTGCTGCTGTCGATCTCGAAGCAGTTCGAGCGCGTCAAGCTCGATGACCTGGCCGACCGATTCGCCAGCCTGCTGGCGGCGTCGCCCGAGCAGTCGCAAGGCGCCAGCGACAGCGGTGCCGCACCCGGCGAGGCCAGCGACGCGATCCCGCCCGCGGCGATGGGCAAGCAGGAGGCGCTCAAGCGCTTCACCACCGACCTCACCGAGCAGGCGCGCGCCGGCAAGATGGACCCGATCGTCGGCCGCGACGACGAGATCCGCCAGGTGGTCGACATCCTGATGCGCAGGCGCCAGAACAACCCGATCCTGGTCGGCGAGGCCGGTGTCGGCAAGACCGCGGTGGTGGAAGGTTTCGCCCAGCGCATCGCCCGCGGCGACGTGCCGCCGGCGCTGAAGGAGGTGCAGCTGCTCGCGCTCGACGTCGGCCTGCTGCAGGCGGGGGCGAGCATGAAGGGCGAGTTCGAGCAGCGCCTGCGTTCGGTGATCGAGGAGGTGCAGGCGAGCCCGAAGCCGATCATCCTGTTCGTCGACGAGACCCACACGCTGGTCGGCGCCGGTGGCGCGGCCGGCACGGGGGACGCGGCCAACCTGCTCAAGCCCGCGCTGGCCCGCGGCACGCTGCGCACGGTGGGCGCCACCACCTTTGCCGAGTACAAGAAATACATCGAGAAGGACCCGGCGCTGACGCGGCGTTTCCAGAGCGTGCAGGTCGACGAGCCGGATGAAAAACGCGCCATCCTGATGATGCGCGGCGTCGCCAGCACGATGGAAAAGCACCACCAGGTGCAGATCCTCGACGAGGCGCTGGAGGCCGCCGTCAAGTTGAGCCACCGCTACATCCCGGCGCGCCAGCTGCCCGACAAGAGCGTCAGCCTGCTCGACACCGCCTGCGCCCGCGTGGCGGTGAGCCTGCACGCGACGCCGGCCGAGGTCGACGACACGCGCAAGCGCATCGAGGCGCTCGAGACCGAGCTCGGCATCATCGGCCGCGAGCGCGCCATCGGCATCGACGTGCTGGAACGCGAGGCCGATGCATCGCGCCTGCTGGCCGATGAACGCGAGCGCCTGGCCCTGCTCGACCAGCGCTGGGCCGAAGAGAAGACGCTGGTCGACGAGCTGCTCGCCCTGCGCGCGAAGCTGCGTGGCGGCGTGCGGCCGGTCGAAGGCACCGGCAGCGAACTCGAAGCGGCGGTGGCGCCGGTGGCCGAGGGGGTCGCCGAGCCGGGTCTGAGCGAGGGCGAGCGCGCCGACGCGCTGGCCCGCCTGCGCGAGGTGCAGGCGCAGCTCGCCACGCTGCAAGGCGAGAGCCCGCTGATCCTGCCCACGGTCGACTACCAGGCGGTGGCCAGCGTGGTCGGCGACTGGACCGGCATCCCGGTCGGCCGCATGGCGCGCAACGAGATCGACACCGTGCTCAAGCTGCCCACGCTGCTGGCCCAGCGCGTGATCGGCCAGGACCACGCGATGGAGATGATCGCCAAGCGCATCCAGACCTCGCGCGCCGGCCTCGACAACCCGGGCAAGCCGATCGGCGTCTTCATGCTCGCCGGCACTTCGGGCGTCGGCAAGACCGAAACCGCGCTGGCGCTGGCCGAGGCGCTCTACGGCGGCGAGCAGAACCTCATCGTCATCAACATGAGCGAGTACCAGGAGGCTCACACCGTGAGCTCGCTCAAAGGCGCGCCACCCGGCTACGTCGGCTATGGCGAAGGGGGCGTGCTGACCGAGGCGGTGCGCCGCAAGCCCTACAGCGTGGTGCTGCTCGACGAGGTCGAGAAGGCCCACCCGGATGTGCACGAGCTGTTCTTCCAGGTCTTCGACAAGGGCTTCATGGAAGACGGCGAAGGCCGCGTGATCGACTTCAAGAACACCCTGATCCTGCTGACCACCAACGCCGGCACCGAGCTGATCTCGGCGCTGTGCCGCGACCCCGCGCGCATGCCCGACCCGGAGGGCATGGCGAAGGCGCTGCGCCAGCCGCTGCTGGAGATCTTTCCGCCCGCGCTGCTCGGCCGGCTGGTGGCGATCCCGTATTACCCGCTCAGCGACGAGATGCTCGGGCGCATCGTCAAGCTGCAGCTGGAGCGCATCCGCAAGCGGGTGGAGACGCGCTACAAGATCCCGTTCGAGTATGGCGACGACGTGGTCGAGCTGGTGGTCAGCCGCTGCACCGAGAGCGAGTCGGGCGGGCGGATGATCGACGCGATCCTGACCAACACGATGCTGCCGGACATCAGCCGCGAGTTCCTGAATCGCATGCTCGATGGCACGCCGATCGAGCGGGTGGAGGTGCAGGTCAGCGAAGGCAATTTCGCCTACGGCTTCGGGCCCGACACGGCCGCGCCCGCACGCGATGAACCCTGA
- a CDS encoding tetratricopeptide repeat protein translates to MTAASTAVPTATQPPDTPTELSLTDALRMAIEMQRERLFDGAETLYRRVLAVVPEQPDALHFLGMLLHQRGRSDEGIAHIERALAAEPAYVGAYNNLGNIHASRGEIGNALLAYQRALALTPADSAEAADLHNNLGALHKVQRRWAAAQSHYEQALAIDPRHVNAHNNLGLLHAARGDLASAIRCYCQAIELMPGNSEGRKLLGITYYTVGKIAEAAEVFRQWLADEPDHPVARHMYASCSGIHTPERAADNYVEYTFDRFAASFEQQLNERLNYQAPQLCAALLQRRLPPPAAELVVLDAGCGTGLCGPLVAPWARTLAGVDLSRGMLDQAQTKGVYQDLYKAELTEFLRLSPDQWDVILSADTLCYFGDLHEVIGAAGRSLRPGGTLVFTVEALPDALDRPFRLEPHGRYAHASGHLRAVVEQAGLGLLDLDAVVLREEGGQPVHGWLVAARRG, encoded by the coding sequence ATGACCGCAGCTTCAACCGCAGTTCCGACGGCCACGCAGCCGCCGGACACCCCCACCGAGCTCAGCCTCACCGACGCCCTGCGCATGGCCATCGAGATGCAGCGCGAGCGGCTCTTCGACGGTGCCGAGACGCTCTACCGGCGCGTGCTCGCGGTGGTGCCCGAGCAGCCCGATGCGCTGCATTTCCTCGGCATGCTGCTGCATCAGCGTGGCCGCAGCGACGAGGGCATCGCGCACATCGAGCGGGCGCTGGCGGCCGAGCCGGCGTATGTCGGCGCGTACAACAACCTCGGCAACATCCACGCCTCGCGCGGCGAGATCGGCAATGCGCTGCTGGCCTATCAGCGCGCGCTGGCGCTGACGCCCGCCGACAGCGCCGAGGCTGCCGACCTGCACAACAACCTCGGCGCGCTGCACAAGGTGCAGCGGCGCTGGGCCGCCGCGCAGTCGCACTACGAACAGGCGCTGGCGATCGACCCGCGCCACGTCAACGCGCACAACAACCTTGGCCTGCTGCATGCTGCGCGGGGCGATCTGGCGTCGGCGATCCGCTGCTATTGCCAGGCGATCGAGCTGATGCCGGGCAACTCGGAGGGCCGCAAGCTGCTGGGCATCACCTACTACACGGTCGGCAAGATCGCCGAGGCGGCCGAGGTGTTCCGCCAGTGGCTGGCCGACGAGCCGGATCATCCGGTGGCGCGCCACATGTACGCGTCCTGCTCGGGCATCCACACGCCCGAGCGGGCGGCCGACAACTACGTCGAATACACCTTCGACCGCTTCGCCGCGAGCTTCGAGCAGCAGCTCAACGAGCGGCTCAACTACCAGGCGCCGCAGCTGTGCGCCGCGCTGCTGCAGCGCCGCCTGCCGCCACCCGCGGCCGAGCTGGTGGTGCTCGACGCCGGTTGCGGCACCGGCCTGTGCGGGCCGCTGGTGGCGCCCTGGGCGCGCACGCTGGCCGGTGTCGACCTGTCGCGCGGCATGCTCGATCAGGCGCAGACCAAGGGCGTCTACCAGGACCTCTACAAGGCCGAGCTGACCGAGTTCCTGCGCCTGTCGCCCGATCAATGGGACGTGATCCTGTCGGCCGACACGCTGTGCTATTTCGGCGATCTGCACGAGGTGATCGGTGCGGCGGGCCGGTCGCTGCGGCCGGGTGGCACGCTGGTCTTCACGGTCGAGGCGCTACCCGATGCGCTCGACCGGCCGTTCCGGCTCGAACCGCATGGCCGCTATGCGCATGCCAGCGGCCATCTGCGTGCGGTGGTCGAGCAGGCGGGCCTCGGGCTGCTCGATCTCGATGCCGTGGTGCTGCGCGAGGAAGGAGGCCAGCCGGTGCACGGCTGGCTGGTGGCGGCGCGGCGGGGTTGA
- a CDS encoding immunity 49 family protein, with protein MELADHAEALAYDTAFWLLGFEADEGHEVGQQGRASVELCAKLRALAIMALLTTGESDKFLHNLVRSGRVREAYLRRMKQAGRTDDHPLASGRMHGLIDAIASGDHALAHRIAWASPRSFQPRREYEDDFCCAQVLHRLVHGVQAASVYQPFFERYEAALEGQPSARLEVLRALVSREQARFDAAFEALLQERHDSLAADLARCQLETPQVVAERRVYIEGLALLRLAIAQGLKTERDYLYCPAGARLPMRTPVPEGPPAGFDPDADEA; from the coding sequence ATGGAACTCGCCGACCACGCCGAGGCACTCGCCTACGACACCGCCTTCTGGCTGCTGGGCTTCGAAGCCGACGAGGGCCACGAGGTCGGGCAGCAGGGCCGCGCCAGCGTCGAGCTGTGCGCCAAGCTGCGCGCGCTCGCGATCATGGCCTTGCTCACCACGGGTGAGAGCGACAAGTTCCTGCACAACCTCGTGCGCAGCGGCCGGGTGCGAGAGGCCTACCTGCGGCGCATGAAGCAGGCCGGCCGCACCGACGACCACCCCCTCGCCTCGGGCCGCATGCACGGGCTGATCGACGCCATCGCCTCGGGCGATCACGCACTGGCCCACCGCATCGCCTGGGCTTCGCCGCGCAGCTTCCAGCCCCGGCGCGAGTACGAAGACGACTTCTGTTGCGCGCAGGTGCTGCATCGCCTGGTGCATGGCGTGCAGGCGGCCAGCGTGTACCAGCCTTTCTTCGAGCGCTACGAGGCCGCGCTCGAAGGCCAGCCGAGCGCGCGCCTCGAGGTGTTGCGCGCCTTGGTGTCACGCGAGCAGGCCCGCTTCGACGCCGCCTTCGAGGCGCTGCTGCAGGAGCGGCACGACAGCCTCGCCGCCGACCTGGCCCGCTGTCAGCTGGAGACACCCCAGGTGGTGGCCGAGCGGCGGGTCTACATCGAAGGCCTGGCCTTGCTGCGCCTGGCGATCGCACAAGGCCTGAAGACCGAGCGCGACTACCTCTACTGCCCGGCCGGCGCGCGACTGCCGATGCGCACGCCGGTGCCCGAGGGGCCGCCTGCCGGATTCGACCCTGACGCGGACGAGGCCTGA
- a CDS encoding imm11 family protein, which yields MATRPAPSSHVVWAHDLVEGACALSGMTGFDDDWKLLYGESVADDFPGQARFAMNPDTPDDIGLTDSLRNIDRLIVASQALRDLIEAQQPDAVEYLPVSILNHKKRLVKAAYCVVHPIHPVDCLDVAACKPTYGRIQKTAIKAVRRLVIDESRIPAGRLLLRPAGFTKVILVHRSLADRIDAAGLTGMRWIELSDYPEA from the coding sequence ATGGCCACCAGACCTGCTCCCTCCTCGCATGTCGTCTGGGCCCACGACCTCGTCGAGGGCGCGTGTGCGTTGTCGGGCATGACCGGGTTCGACGACGACTGGAAGCTGCTGTACGGCGAGTCGGTCGCCGACGACTTCCCCGGCCAGGCCCGCTTCGCGATGAACCCCGACACCCCGGACGACATCGGCCTGACCGACAGCCTGCGCAACATCGATCGGCTGATCGTCGCGTCACAGGCCTTGCGCGACCTCATCGAGGCGCAGCAGCCCGATGCGGTCGAGTACCTGCCGGTGTCCATCCTCAACCACAAGAAGCGCTTGGTGAAGGCGGCGTACTGCGTCGTGCATCCGATCCACCCGGTGGATTGCCTCGATGTCGCGGCGTGCAAGCCGACCTACGGGCGCATCCAGAAAACCGCCATCAAGGCGGTCAGGCGCCTGGTGATCGATGAAAGCCGCATCCCCGCCGGGCGCCTGCTGTTGCGGCCTGCGGGCTTCACGAAGGTGATCCTCGTGCACCGCAGCCTGGCCGACAGGATCGACGCCGCCGGCCTGACCGGCATGCGCTGGATCGAACTGTCCGACTATCCCGAGGCCTGA
- a CDS encoding DUF6484 domain-containing protein, translating into MATDPVRPLHPRLAPTLAEQALASAGDVRVGRIVEVHEGRPFVAFGALHRVAARVVMPGLRDTPAAMLDGQPVLLLLEDGDPALPIIVGLVSDTLPGAGTPADEGFEVNGRRLSFEGREQVELRCGQASITLRADGQVIVKGTRLMSRASESNKIRGATVLIN; encoded by the coding sequence ATGGCCACCGACCCCGTTCGCCCCCTGCACCCCCGTCTTGCGCCCACGCTTGCCGAACAGGCCCTGGCCTCGGCGGGCGATGTGCGCGTGGGCCGCATCGTCGAGGTGCACGAGGGCCGGCCCTTCGTGGCCTTCGGCGCACTGCACCGTGTGGCCGCCCGCGTGGTGATGCCAGGCTTGCGCGACACGCCGGCCGCCATGCTCGATGGCCAGCCCGTGCTGCTGCTGCTCGAAGACGGGGATCCGGCCTTGCCCATCATCGTCGGCCTCGTCAGCGACACCCTGCCCGGCGCGGGCACGCCGGCCGACGAAGGCTTCGAGGTCAACGGCCGGCGCCTGTCGTTCGAGGGCCGCGAACAGGTCGAACTGCGCTGCGGCCAGGCCTCGATCACGCTGCGTGCCGACGGGCAGGTGATCGTCAAGGGCACCCGCCTGATGAGCCGCGCATCGGAGTCGAACAAGATTCGCGGCGCCACGGTGCTCATCAACTGA
- a CDS encoding type VI secretion system Vgr family protein, giving the protein MANPITVSSPLPAQDLFFESMRYRGGLSTLGELELDLLSPKPGLDPLALLGQPLSVNVTLHDGSQRHFSGLVSRFGMGRDRPAGAAPTGAAAGQGRYYAYRARVVPWLWFLTRTADCRIFQEQTVPDIVKQVFADHDIASFEFKLFRSYRKLGYCVQYRESDFHFVARLLEHEGIYWYVEHGDGAHKLVLVDAMGAHDAAPGCPSLRYTEDLAQAPPDQEFVTRWRFAEGVKSGKVALTSYDFERPSTPLAVDAVRERDYPHADYEVFDFQGDYIQAADGSHYADNAADAFQTRFVRHHASANALGVEVGRRLKISKHPRDSINAEYLITDLDVHAQVAEHGAAQAVSRFDCEFDAIPAEQQFRPMRRARKPSVQGPQTAVVVGPAGEEIFTDKYGRVKVQFHWDRYGQRDEKSSCWVRVSQPWAGKNFGFMQIPRIGQEVVVDFLEGDPDQPLITGRIYNAEQMPPWDLPANATQSGVLSRSSQGGAYGNANALRFEDKKGAEQLWLHAEKNQDIEVENDETHWVGHDRSKTVDHDEQVHVKHDRTEVVDHDEQITVHHDRRERVDNDESIGIGRDRKMLIERDKTETVARDKGIHIGGSHSESVGGSMSVSVAGTLTESVGVNYAETVGGAMEITVGAVMAITVGGALAETVGGSKSASVGSGKSETIGGSLSVTVAKDVTESISGNRTVTVHKNLTQAVKGDQVVEVTKNASVKAKKIQLVADDEISLKTGSAEITMKKNGDITIKGNKITVKGDSDVILKGSKIAEN; this is encoded by the coding sequence ATGGCCAACCCCATCACCGTCAGCAGCCCCTTGCCGGCGCAGGACTTGTTCTTCGAGTCCATGCGCTACCGCGGCGGCCTGAGCACGCTCGGTGAGCTGGAGCTGGATCTGCTGAGCCCCAAGCCCGGGCTCGATCCGCTGGCGCTGCTGGGCCAGCCGCTGAGTGTCAACGTCACGTTGCATGACGGCAGCCAGCGCCACTTCAGCGGCCTGGTCAGCCGCTTCGGCATGGGCCGCGACCGGCCCGCCGGCGCGGCGCCGACGGGTGCCGCGGCCGGCCAGGGCCGCTACTACGCCTACCGCGCGCGGGTGGTGCCGTGGCTGTGGTTCCTGACCCGCACCGCCGACTGCCGGATCTTCCAGGAGCAGACGGTGCCCGACATCGTCAAGCAGGTGTTCGCCGACCACGACATCGCGAGCTTCGAGTTCAAGCTGTTCCGCAGCTATCGCAAGCTCGGCTACTGCGTGCAGTACCGCGAGAGCGATTTCCACTTCGTCGCCCGCCTGCTCGAACACGAAGGCATCTACTGGTACGTGGAACACGGCGACGGCGCGCACAAGCTGGTGCTGGTCGACGCCATGGGCGCGCACGATGCCGCGCCGGGCTGCCCCTCGCTGCGCTACACCGAGGATCTGGCGCAGGCGCCGCCGGACCAGGAGTTCGTCACCCGCTGGCGTTTTGCCGAGGGCGTCAAGAGCGGCAAGGTGGCGCTCACCAGCTACGACTTCGAGCGCCCGTCCACGCCGCTGGCGGTCGACGCGGTGCGCGAGCGCGACTACCCGCACGCCGACTACGAGGTCTTCGATTTCCAGGGCGACTACATCCAGGCCGCCGACGGCAGCCACTACGCCGACAACGCCGCCGACGCCTTCCAGACCCGCTTCGTGCGCCACCACGCCAGCGCCAACGCGCTGGGTGTGGAGGTGGGCCGGCGGCTGAAGATCAGCAAGCACCCGCGCGACTCGATCAACGCCGAATACCTGATCACCGACCTCGACGTGCACGCGCAGGTGGCCGAACACGGCGCGGCGCAGGCGGTGAGCCGCTTCGATTGCGAGTTCGACGCGATCCCGGCCGAGCAGCAGTTCCGCCCCATGCGGCGCGCCCGCAAGCCCAGCGTGCAGGGGCCGCAGACCGCGGTGGTGGTGGGGCCGGCCGGCGAGGAGATCTTCACCGACAAGTACGGCCGCGTGAAGGTGCAGTTCCATTGGGACCGTTACGGCCAGCGCGACGAGAAGAGCAGTTGCTGGGTGCGCGTCAGCCAGCCCTGGGCCGGCAAGAACTTCGGCTTCATGCAGATCCCGCGCATCGGCCAGGAGGTGGTGGTCGACTTTCTGGAGGGCGACCCGGATCAGCCGCTGATCACCGGCCGCATCTACAACGCCGAGCAGATGCCGCCGTGGGATCTGCCGGCCAACGCCACGCAGAGCGGCGTGCTGAGCCGCTCGTCGCAAGGCGGTGCCTACGGCAATGCCAATGCACTGCGCTTCGAGGACAAGAAGGGGGCCGAGCAGCTCTGGCTGCACGCCGAGAAGAACCAGGACATCGAGGTCGAGAACGACGAGACGCATTGGGTCGGGCATGACCGCAGCAAGACCGTCGACCACGACGAGCAGGTGCACGTCAAGCATGACCGCACCGAGGTGGTCGACCACGACGAACAGATCACCGTTCACCACGACCGCAGGGAACGTGTCGACAACGACGAGTCGATCGGCATCGGCCGTGACCGCAAGATGCTGATCGAGCGCGACAAGACCGAGACGGTCGCGCGCGACAAGGGCATCCACATCGGCGGCAGCCACTCCGAGAGCGTGGGCGGCTCGATGAGCGTCTCGGTGGCGGGCACGCTGACCGAGTCGGTGGGCGTGAACTACGCCGAGACCGTGGGTGGCGCCATGGAAATCACCGTGGGCGCGGTGATGGCCATCACCGTGGGTGGGGCCCTCGCCGAGACGGTGGGGGGATCCAAGTCGGCGTCGGTGGGCTCGGGCAAGTCAGAAACCATCGGCGGCAGCCTGTCGGTGACGGTCGCCAAGGATGTCACCGAGTCGATCTCGGGCAACCGGACCGTGACCGTCCACAAGAACCTTACGCAAGCGGTCAAGGGCGATCAGGTGGTCGAGGTCACCAAGAACGCGTCGGTCAAGGCCAAGAAGATCCAGCTCGTGGCCGACGACGAGATCAGCTTGAAGACCGGCAGCGCCGAGATCACGATGAAGAAGAACGGCGACATCACCATCAAGGGCAACAAGATCACCGTCAAGGGCGACAGCGACGTCATCCTCAAGGGCAGCAAGATCGCGGAGAACTGA
- a CDS encoding LirA/MavJ family T4SS effector — protein MTFPITDTLTPGDFDRDFIQKYWGAARVSFAKDTRMMPLREAILQSGDLPPVKNAAQLVDDYCAIAAFLARPALVLKTLEVLEAELVLRMKKDQKTASGVSSYTPSDMTRKGHQIDCVFKTHKLLSGALAEVEFAHGFNNPGIQSHLHSNAYVLAKGEGGFVNKQWDPQERGRSSKDPLPLPGGVPTSMGNVGSQDFNRVLLRHGYQFKDVGAGNDHGEYSHRLQWYAIMTACNVTHTLALANTPLQIFKSLGSVFTRGNVVPAKPDIHFIYLWETIFDCFVDAKTAQEQKSIAWCKGTFNSPNYLNRELCTIKADALATLRVLMNVRYQKRRRDADLAISKLEKLRVQSRYKITEAYYTPKQDKERAGDSTGLLAWYLTN, from the coding sequence ATGACGTTCCCGATCACGGATACCTTGACGCCCGGCGACTTCGATCGCGATTTCATCCAGAAGTACTGGGGCGCTGCCCGCGTCTCGTTCGCCAAGGACACCAGGATGATGCCGCTGCGCGAGGCGATCCTGCAGTCCGGCGACCTGCCCCCGGTGAAGAACGCGGCCCAGCTGGTCGATGACTATTGCGCGATCGCGGCCTTCCTGGCCCGGCCCGCTCTGGTGCTGAAGACGCTGGAGGTGCTGGAGGCCGAGCTCGTGCTGCGCATGAAGAAGGATCAGAAGACCGCCTCCGGTGTCAGCTCGTACACGCCATCGGACATGACCCGCAAGGGCCACCAGATCGACTGCGTCTTCAAGACCCACAAGCTGCTCAGCGGCGCCTTGGCCGAGGTCGAATTCGCCCACGGCTTCAACAACCCGGGGATCCAGTCGCACCTGCACTCGAACGCCTACGTGCTGGCGAAGGGCGAGGGCGGTTTCGTCAACAAGCAATGGGATCCGCAGGAGCGCGGGCGCTCCTCCAAGGATCCGCTGCCGCTGCCCGGGGGGGTGCCGACCTCGATGGGCAACGTGGGCTCGCAGGATTTCAACCGCGTCCTGCTGCGCCACGGCTATCAGTTCAAGGACGTCGGTGCCGGCAACGATCATGGCGAATACAGCCACCGCCTGCAGTGGTACGCGATCATGACCGCCTGCAATGTGACCCACACGCTCGCGCTGGCGAACACGCCGCTGCAGATCTTCAAGAGCCTGGGCTCGGTCTTCACGCGTGGCAACGTCGTTCCGGCGAAGCCGGACATCCATTTCATCTATCTGTGGGAGACGATCTTCGACTGTTTCGTCGACGCCAAGACGGCGCAGGAACAGAAGTCGATCGCCTGGTGCAAGGGCACCTTCAACTCGCCGAACTACCTGAATCGCGAGCTGTGCACGATCAAGGCCGATGCCCTGGCCACGCTGCGGGTGCTGATGAACGTGCGCTACCAGAAGCGCCGCCGCGATGCCGACCTGGCGATCAGCAAGCTGGAGAAGTTGCGCGTCCAGTCCCGGTACAAGATCACCGAGGCCTACTACACGCCGAAGCAGGACAAGGAACGCGCCGGCGATTCGACCGGCCTGCTGGCCTGGTATCTGACGAACTGA
- a CDS encoding DUF4150 domain-containing protein, producing MAVSVSVNALSVVHAGSSGISTAFPDVCKTPAPPAPFVPIPYPNIAQSSDTAAGSSTVKCDGHPTCVKDSNFKMSSGDEAGTAGGGMVSSKIKGKAEFVNFSFDVKFEGKNVARAFDLMLHNDKNTPPFPVLQGPAIAMGGDKPVCYVCEEPM from the coding sequence ATGGCCGTCAGCGTCAGCGTCAACGCTCTTTCGGTCGTGCATGCCGGCAGCAGCGGCATCAGCACGGCCTTCCCCGACGTGTGCAAGACACCGGCACCACCCGCGCCTTTCGTGCCGATCCCGTATCCCAACATCGCGCAGTCGTCCGACACCGCCGCGGGTTCGTCCACCGTCAAGTGCGACGGCCATCCGACCTGCGTGAAGGACTCGAACTTCAAGATGAGCAGCGGCGACGAAGCGGGCACCGCCGGCGGCGGCATGGTGTCGAGCAAGATCAAGGGCAAGGCCGAGTTCGTGAACTTCTCGTTCGACGTGAAGTTCGAGGGCAAGAACGTCGCCCGCGCCTTCGACCTGATGCTGCACAACGACAAGAACACGCCGCCCTTCCCCGTGCTGCAGGGCCCGGCCATCGCCATGGGCGGCGACAAGCCGGTGTGCTACGTCTGTGAAGAGCCGATGTGA